CCAGCTGCTTTTGACGTGAAGTGGCCTGACGCGCCTTCGATGCATTTGCAGAGAATCGAGCTACGAAAGCCGCTAACTCGGCAATTTTTTCCTTGGCTTTAACGTTATTGCTTAATTGTTGTGTTCTTGCTTGAACGGACGCCAGCATGTAGGAGTCGTAATTTCCTGGGTACACCTTCAGTGTTCCATAGTCCATATCCGCCATATGCGTGCACACTTCATTAAGGAAGTGGCGATCATGGGAGATGATGACAATCGTGCTCTTGATTTGATTAAGAATATCTTCAAGCCAATGAATGGAGTGAATATCCAAGTTATTGGTTGGCTCATCTAAGAGCAGAACATCTGGATCAGAGAACAAAGCTTGCGCCAACAATACGCGCAATTTCCAGCCGGGAGCCACGGCGCTCATTGGTCCGTTGTGTTGCTCAATCGGAATGCCGATACCTAACAGCAGCTCCCCTGCTTTTGCCTCTGCCGTATAACCGCCGTACTCAGCATATTTGCCTTCAAGCTCAGCAGCCTTCATGTAATCTTCATCAGAAGCTTCTGGGTTGGCGTAAATAGCATCACGCTCAGCAGCTGCTTTCCACATCTCTTCGTGACCCATCATCACGACATCCAGCACGCGCACATCTTCATATGCGAACTGGTCTTGGCGCAATTTACCTAAGCGAATTCCGGGATCCAAGCTTACGTTTCCACTGGTAGGCTCAAGCTCGCCACCCAAAATCTTCATAAAAGTGGATTTACCGCAACCGTTGGCACCAATCAGGCCGTAGCGATTACCGCCGCCAAACTTTACGGAGATGTTTTCAAACAGGGGTTTTGCCCCAA
The genomic region above belongs to Polynucleobacter sp. AP-Ainpum-60-G11 and contains:
- a CDS encoding ABC-F family ATPase — encoded protein: MLSASNITMQFGAKPLFENISVKFGGGNRYGLIGANGCGKSTFMKILGGELEPTSGNVSLDPGIRLGKLRQDQFAYEDVRVLDVVMMGHEEMWKAAAERDAIYANPEASDEDYMKAAELEGKYAEYGGYTAEAKAGELLLGIGIPIEQHNGPMSAVAPGWKLRVLLAQALFSDPDVLLLDEPTNNLDIHSIHWLEDILNQIKSTIVIISHDRHFLNEVCTHMADMDYGTLKVYPGNYDSYMLASVQARTQQLSNNVKAKEKIAELAAFVARFSANASKARQATSRQKQLEKIEIVEVKPSSRQNPFIRFDAEKKLHNMAVECNALTKAYDRTIFKNFKLGVRAGEKIAIIGQNGAGKTTLLKTILSKRFDGIAADSGDVKWAENANVGVMPQDNTEMFAKDELLMDWMNNWRNGGDDDQVIRGTLGRLLFSGDDIGKSVKVLSGGEKGRMIWGKLMLQKYNVLAMDEPTNHMDMESIESLQIALEKYEGTLIFVSHDREFVSALANRILEVKMDGTIADYSGTYEEYLRSQALAG